One Danio rerio strain Tuebingen ecotype United States chromosome 13, GRCz12tu, whole genome shotgun sequence DNA window includes the following coding sequences:
- the LOC141377034 gene encoding programmed cell death 1 ligand 1-like, whose protein sequence is MSMMKFTCCLYYYMNLLKHQPRCLLLIGVSCFTQFEIVVPRDLVIGSCGNALILPCTFPVGSQWDLSSTVIIWQRGLDVVHSFYYSRDQLDQQFPHYINRTSLFIQEMQRGNASLKLDKVTLQDSGIYTCSVSTNSGSQKKSFAVNVAALYSEPRLQFSMLTDGVNLLMTSDGGYPSPTLQWLMENSDITNQTQTHLRQDTLTGLYIVSSWIKLSDVSNSILTFILHNRPLGQDIRREIQIYSERREKHGNNRRQECLILMPVILSLLLLIMIALLFECITSSRRKRNKITSTTQDLID, encoded by the exons ATGAGCATGATGAAGTTCACTTGCTGTCTGTATTACTACATGAACCTGCTTAAACATCAACCAAGGTGTCTCCTCCTTATTGGAGTGTCATGCTTCA CTCAGTTTGAGATTGTTGTCCCTAGAGATCTTGTCATTGGGAGCTGTGGCAATGCACTGATTCTCCCCTGCACATTCCCTGTGGGGTCTCAGTGGGATCTGAGCAGCACTGTTATTATATGGCAGCGAGGGCTGGATGTAGTTCACAGCTTCTACTACAGTCGGGATCAGCTGGACCAACAATTCCCTCATTATATTAACCGCACCAGTCTGTTCATTCAGGAGATGCAGCGTGGAAACGCCTCTCTAAAACTGGACAAAGTGACTCTGCAGGACTCTGGCATCTACACTTGTTCCGTCAGCACAAACTCCGGCAGCCAGAAGAAGAGCTTTGCAGTGAATGTTGCAG CGCTCTACTCTGAGCCTCGTCTGCAGTTCTCCATGTTGACGGATGGAGTCAATCTGCTGATGACGTCAGATGGAGGATACCCTTCTCCAACACTGCAGTGGCTGATGGAGAACTCAGACATCACCAACCAGACTCAAACACACCTCAGACAGGACACACTCACAGGACTTTACATCGTGTCCAGCTGGATAAAACTCTCTGACGTCTCAAACTCTATATTGACGTTTATTCTGCACAACAGACCACTGGGTCAAGACATCAGGAGAGAGATCCAGATATATTCAG AAAGGAGAGAGAAGCATGGAAACAACAGACGGCAGGAATGCTTGATTTTGATGCCTGTTATTCTGTCTCTGCTGCTGCTGATCATGATTGCTCTATTGTTTGAGTGTATTACAAGCAGTAGAAGAAAACGGAACAAAATAACATCAACCACACAGGATTTGATTGATTAA
- the si:dkey-157l19.2 gene encoding uncharacterized protein si:dkey-157l19.2: MSSGEEDLKKPSLQALFQTHCSLRDDFVRKQFCGNASPELSRPDSHGPSDLRDFIALDERKLGDPDYTGFVMSSGRESIGDLIPLDMLQVFSEERQHGRGKRGGRRAASFRRAFKWFKSQRRKTRRRATEKHGDLLATGSPVELPPATLNTGLKEEVVGTVSLQQFQENVFVEGDRPKYVLDLHTEAQQGLKLQQQEDDRNGTDFPDDQSMISTVTAQTEDSMAFSELRGFESESTAADSVSMRSSISSRSTRSGLKRQASTFRPLKPDKSAEKPRTRRKPVRNVVGIPRHVQKELGLDRAAWITTNALDYQLSNGDVIIPAIITAVDGVSSSSEQESLQDYPQRGQNLHILLENNTEVPMLAKHKDILQRSMNQFVDPGTLGVPENQTGAVMSISPQATYLSKIIPNAVLPPSVDVVELSRSRSRSSVRTVSKSSLVSASPASTRASSRVSSHRSTTRTDYSGWSNSGSSETLVSNSSTISSSSTPRVASRGSQFEHTNVAAKLNNHSSHVAFKPSQVNGDSTEEEDIRKAATFTRNLSVIKRGKMPPPPPNRSYSLRNGKQSWKKSDGPSDLDDVSIPDVSPYPCIITSSETKTELSPKSGLYSSNGTTLSKEIQAVTEKKNKGQTNGTSKLAELKKSLLSAKSLYNGNNSSPAVMALLSLLEIPTHPKVLAPPAPPPETWAHNQRSFELLCGPGPINYARWAKKRGLKVADETDLALGSCASASELQPVMLKGKVESLTSDSRVAPSPSPLLEHCPPLPVISQANPPPPPPDFVPSTPTLAAKAIKELTTWIPPPPLFPPPAPPVPPVSTDAAAPFTVPNDKDFPPPPPPFSPKTLQSLPQLPPGIPPPPPQAVPPPPPQAVPPPPLQAVPPPPPPQAVPPPPPQAVPPPPPQAVPPPPAQAAPPPLTLPSEPQKIPSPPKESRTLIQNVLVTSSVTSQQINVPPLLPQPNDVRAQLANVPPPLPTDVKCQVSIPPPPSLPTDARFQRIIAPPPPPLFADSKSEEVIVPPPPPLPADAKSQQIIVPPPPPQPSDAKSQPIILPHLAQPADAKSQQVIVPAPPSLPADERIQQVNISPAAPPPLPLSTDVRKKDKLETMEVEKRTSSPSPAKEESSSPMVTQSLLQMVRLRSVKSNQTQAADLDKPSQAKPKSGANQEAPPKPIRRSLILTSLPPDLESLSSTEPKTESPSNTVHANITTVTNTQQGVTESEPQSNHIDQTRVEPTCSSPTEPSTASAPTESVATHPIAEPHLKPQTLKEQIQPSVPVTESLPTKTVPKDQLVSKPLTQLQPQGLPKTQHNSDKQSSIIEIPSKINVEQPKIQTPTTLATSTPPVGSSAANPSMRLQDAIRLKAAAMSSKDNQAKLFGLRSPPAAIVTNSPASTASFIFSKSTKKVVIDTPSSLEVQADLKKTLVSEFTSVTESAKSNDLHKTANKVPPPIAKKPNGKVESVVQNSAEAQSAAKSDSVQTETVQTAGQEVQTENSEKLTKE, from the exons GCTTTGTGATGTCCTCGGGCCGTGAGTCTATAGGGGATCTGATTCCCCTGGATATGCTGCAGGTGTTCAGTGAGGAGCGTCAGCATGGCAGAGGCAAACGGGGCGGCAGAAGGGCAGCATCCTTCAGGCGCGCGTTCAAGTGGTTCAAGAGCCAGCGCAGGAAAACTCGCAGACGTGCTACTGAAAAACATGGAGACCTGCTCGCCACTGGATCACCTGTGGAACTGCCACCAGCCACACTTAACACAG gCCTTAAAGAGGAGGTTGTAGGCACCGTTTCTCTTCAGCAGTTCCAAGAAAACGTGTTTGTGGAGGGTGATCGACCTAAATATGTGTTGGACCTCCACACAGAAGCCCAGCAGGGCCTGAAACTGCAACAGCAAGAGG ATGACAGGAATGGGACGGACTTCCCTGATGACCAAAGCATGATT TCAACAGTAACTGCTCAGACTGAAGACAGCATGGCCTTCAGTGAGCTGAGAGGCTTTGAGTCTGAGAGCACAGCAGCCGATTCTGTTTCAATGCGCTCCTCCATTTCTTCACGATCAACACGCTCAGGACTAAAACGGCAAG CCTCAACATTCAGGCCTCTGAAACCAGATAAGTCTGCAGAGAAGCCCAGGACTCGTAGGAAGCCTGTGAGAAATGTAGTTGGAATTCCTCGACACGTCCAGAAAGAACTGG GGCTGGACAGGGCAGCATGGATCACCACCAATGCTCTTGATTACCAACTGTCCAATGGAGATGTGATCATACCCGCCATAATAACTGCTGTGGATGGTGTTTCTAGCAGCTCTGAACAAGAAAGCTTACAAGACTATCCACAGAGAGGACAGAACCTGCACATACTTTTGGAAAACAACACAGAGGTCCCCATGCTGGCAAAGCACAAAGATATCCTCCAAAGGTCCATGAACCAATTTGTAGATCCAGGCACTTTAGGTGTTCCAGAGAACCAAACTGGTGCAGTGATGTCCATCTCGCCTCAGGCCACATATTTGTCTAAAATCATTCCGAATGCTGTACTTCCACCATCTGTGGATGTTGTAGAACTCAGTCGCAGCCGAAGTCGGAGCAGTGTCCGAACTGTCAGCAAGAGCAGCCTGGTGTCAGCCAGCCCAGCGTCCACCCGGGCATCCTCTAGAGTCTCTTCACATCGCTCCACTACTCGTACAGACTATTCTGGCTGGAGCAACTCAGGATCATCAGAGACGCTAGTTTCCAATTCCTCTACCATCTCCAGCAGTAGCACTCCCCGTGTGGCCAGCAGAGGGAGTCAGTTTGAACACACAAATGTGGCTGCAAAGCTAAACAATCACAGTTCCCATGTTGCTTTTAAACCTAGTCAAGTGAATGGGGACTCTACAGAGGAGGAGGACATCAGAAAAGCTGCTACTTTTACTCGTAACCTATCTGTAATTAAACGTGGCAAGATGCCTCCGCCTCCTCCCAACAGGTCATATTCCTTACGCAATGGCAAACAGTCATGGAAGAAATCTGATGGTCCTTCTGACTTGGATGATGTTAGCATTCCTGATGTATCACCGTACCCTTGTATCATAACTTCATCTGAAACAAAGACTGAGTTAAGCCCTAAAAGTGGCTTATATTCTTCCAATGGAACTACCCTGTCAAAAGAGATCCAGGCAGTCACAGAAAAGAAAAATAAGGGTCAAACAAATGGTACGAGTAAGCTTGCTGAACTGAAGAAATCCCTTTTGTCTGCAAAAAGTCTTTATAATGGTAACAATTCCTCTCCAGCTGTAATGGCCCTCTTGTCTCTGCTAGAGATTCCCACCCATCCCAAAGTACTGGCTCCCCCAGCTCCTCCACCAGAGACCTGGGCACACAACCAGCGTTCTTTTGAATTGCTGTGTGGGCCTGGACCTATTAACTATGCACGGTGGGCCAAAAAGAGAGGTCTTAAAGTTGCAGATGAAACAGACCTAGCTTTAGGCAGTTGTGCCAGTGCATCAGAGCTGCAGCCAGTGATGCTAAAAGGCAAAGTTGAATCCTTAACTTCAGACTCTCGTGTCGCACCATCTCCATCACCTCTACTGGAGCATTGCCCTCCATTGCCAGTCATCAGCCAAGCCAATCCTCCACCACCCCCTCCAGACTTTGTTCCTTCAACTCCTACTCTAGCTGCCAAAGCTATAAAGGAATTGACCACTTGGATTCCTCCACCTCCCCTGTTTCCTCCTCCAGCACCTCCTGTACCTCCAGTAAGTACAGATGCTGCAGCCCCTTTCACTGTGCCAAATGATAAAGATTTCCCTCCACCACCCCCACCATTTTCGCCAAAGACTTTACAATCATTGCCTCAGTTACCACCAGGTATTCCACCTCCACCACCACAGGCAGTTCCACCTCCACCTCCACAGGCAGTTCCACCTCCACCACTACAGGCAGTTCCACCTCCACCACCACCACAGGCAGTTCCACCTCCACCACCACAGGCAGTTCCACCTCCACCACCACAGGCAGTTCCACCTCCACCAGCACAGGCAGCTCCACCTCCACTAACACTACCATCTGAACCACAGAAAATCCCATCTCCTCCAAAAGAATCCCGAACTTTGATACAGAATGTGTTAGTGACATCTTCTGTAACTTCTCAACAAATCAATGTTCCTCCACTTCTGCCTCAACCCAACGATGTAAGAGCTCAACTAGCCAATGTTCCTCCTCCACTACCTACTGATGTAAAGTGTCAAGTCAGCATTCCTCCTCCTCCCTCACTACCCACTGATGCAAGATTTCAACGGATCattgctcctcctcctcctccactatTTGCTGATTCAAAATCTGAAGAAGTCATTGTTCCTCCTCCACCTCCACTACCTGCTGATGCAAAATCTCAACAAATAATTgtacctcctcctcctccacaacCCTCAGATGCAAAATCTCAACCAATCATTTTACCTCATCTTGCACAACCTGCTGATGCAAAATCTCAACAAGTCATAGTACCTGCTCCTCCTTCACTACCCGCTGATGAAAGAATTCAGCAAGTAAATATTTCTCCTgctgctcctcctcctcttccactATCTACTGATGTAAGAAAGAAGGACAAATTGGAGACCATGGAAGTCGAGAAACGTACAAGCAGTCCCTCTCCAGCCAAAGAGGAATCCTCCAGTCCCATGGTCACTCAGTCTCTCCTGCAGATGGTTCGTCTCAGGTCAGTAAAGTCCAATCAGACTCAGGCAGCAGATCTCGATAAACCATCTCAAGCCAAACCAAAATCTGGTGCCAATCAAGAAGCACCCCCAAAGCCAATTAGACGGTCTTTGATtctaacatcactgcctcctgaTCTGGAATCTCTATCCAGCACAGAACCAAAAACTGAATCTCCATCCAACACTGTACATGCAAACATAACCACCGTAACAAACACTCAGCAAGGAGTAACTGAATCAGAGCCTCAATCAAACCACATTGACCAAACAAGAGTAGAGCCAACATGCTCATCACCTACTGAACCAAGTACCGCTTCAGCTCCTACTGAATCAGTGGCTACACATCCTATTGCAGAACCACACCTCAAACCTCAAACCCTCAAGGAACAAATCCAGCCTTCAGTACCTGTCACAGAATCCTTGCCAACCAAAACAGTGCCAAAGGACCAATTAGTTAGCAAGCCATTGACTCAACTTCAGCCTCAAGGACTCCCAAAAACCCAGCATAATTCAGATAAACAATCAAGCATCATTGAAATACCTTCAAAGATTAATGTTGAACAGCCAAAAATCCAAACACCAACAACTCTTGCCACTTCCACACCTCCGGTAGGATCTTCAGCAGCTAACCCCTCCATGCGTCTCCAGGATGCAATTCGTCTGAAGGCTGCCGCTATGTCTTCAAAAGACAACCAAGCCAAGCTATTTGGTCTGCGTTCCCCTCCAGCAGCCATTGTAACCAACTCCCCTGCATCTACAGCCAGCTTCATCTTCTCCAAGAGCACAAAGAAAGTTGTAATAGATACACCATCATCCTTGGAGGTTCAGGCTGATCTGAAAAAGACTCTAGTGTCAGAATTCACATCTGTCACTGAATCAGCCAAGTCTAATGACTTGCACAAGACTGCTAACAAGGTTCCTCCACCTATCGCTAAGAAACCCAATGGTAAGGTTGAGAGTGTTGTTCAGAATTCTGCAGAGGCCCAATCTGCAGCCAAGTCTGATAGTGTGCAAACAGAGACTGTACAAACTGCCGGACAGGAAGTACAGACAGAGAACTCTGAGAAACTGACAAAGGAATGA